The sequence below is a genomic window from Lolium perenne isolate Kyuss_39 chromosome 7, Kyuss_2.0, whole genome shotgun sequence.
TCTCATGGCCAGCTCTACGTCGCCTTGTCCAGAGCCACCGCGAAAAGTAACATCAAGATCCTCGCCATCAAGGATGACGAGAAGGACAAAACCAAGAATTCGAAGAAACGAAAAAGAACCGAGTCCTTAGTAACAAGCACATTGAACATAGTCTACAAGGATGTCCTTAACACTTGAATTCGATGGACCAAATTTTAGCAGATTCCTTCATGGTTATTATATCTTCTAAGTGTAATAGGTGCTAACATAtttgatttttttattaaatGAATATTTATgtgcattttatgttttacaCCTGAGATATTTGTGATGACACAAAAAAATATTAAAGGGTAGACCATTTAATGCCATTTTAGAATCACAACCTACTATTTTCTTCTTGATGGCAGGCAACGACAACAAGAACAGGAATATCAATATAAACTGTAGaccttccatgtacttcaatacaagaaaatgggcagaaaaaaatTATGTTTTATGCTTCAGCTATCATCCGTGCCTCGGGTCAAAAATCAGCAGTTCCATCATCACATACATAACAACAGACTGTGTTCACAGAACAGATGCGCCATGCAGTCGATACAGGTCAATAAAGACACCACTTGACTTGGACCTGGAGAGGAAGTGTAAAGAGCTTAGCCTGTGTGAAATGCATATTGCATTTGCCTATTTCATGCTCAGCAACGAAGGGTAACAATTTAACAAATATGTGTTGAGAGAGAGCCTTCATCATTCAGGATAATAACTAATAAAAATCAAGGAGTATCAATCTTGTTGTGTCCCATTCTCCCGTCCGGCTCTCAAGTACAACCTACCCATGGTTTCTGCGCCATTTACAGAACTGGATTTGAGGAGGTCCGGCCGCTCTGCACCAATTGTGCCGATGCAGCGCCGACTGCATTTGCGAcgaaataaaaaaaaaagagcGTGCATTAGGATTGTAATGGTGACAGGCATTTGGAGTACTAGATAATGCCCCGCGCGTTGCTACGGAATTTATAGTAAATATTATTTAGTAAATTGAATTAGGATAAATATTCTGGATTTTATAAGCAGGCCATATAGATCTTCAGCTGCATATAAGATGGGCATGAAGGGTTTTCTCGGAAAGTACATATACAGGAGCTAGATCATCTCATTCATATATTCAACATCTCACGGTTGGCAAGCACAATCATAGGATTGGAACCATTGCAAAATGTAGATTTTGTTTTGACAGCAGTCGAAAAGGATCAACCAAACTGTAGGATTACTATTAGCAAGTACGTTTAGCTATTTAGTCGGCAAAAAACAAATTTCCAGTAAACTTTCAATGTCGAGTCTCACATGGCAACCCGGTTCAACACCGCCTTTTGATTGGTCGGATGGTTGTGCCATCAAACCTCCCTCCAAAGCAGCGGGAGAGTTAACAGAACATGTGAATGGAGAAGGTCAGCACCAAATAGTTTCTCTTTTCGTTTTAGAAAGAATACAAACAGATCAGCTTATTTTATATTGAATAGCTAGCAGGTCTTTGCTGGGACGATCAGCTAGAAAGTAAAACCTGAAAACAGGAAAACACATCCACACTTGATCATGTTTAACCAGAAAATTCACGAAAAAGAAATACAGAAAATCACAGATAGAGTCTCTACAGTCTACACTGGTAAGCAAAAACGAACAAAAAGAATATGATTACACAAAAAGTTAACTAATGCCTCGCTGCACTTCCGCAGCTGCAGCCTCCTTCTCCTAGACACAGATACCTTCACGATTGCCAAACCACTTCTACCAGCTAGAGAAAGATATATATGTAGTCAGTTGTACTACTATCATCCTATTCTAATGCTTGGTCATCGCTAACTCCTTTGCACTTCATCTGCAGGCGAGTAGCCATGAGGAGTGCAAAGAAAGAGAGGGGCTCACACTGACACACATGCTTGGAAAGTGAGGATTTATATATGATGTTGGATTTATCTGATGTCATCGCTAACTCCTTTGCACTTCATCTGCAGGCGAGTAGCCATGAGGAGTGCAAAGAAAGAGAGGGGCTCACACTGACACACATGCTTGGAAAGTGAGAATTTATACATGATGTTGGATTTATCTGATGTTATCTTGCTAACCGGAATAAATAGGGAATGGGAAGCTAGGAGCTCCCATGCGGCTAAGAATTAGTTTATGGCCACTCAACGGCTGATCATTCATGCAGGTTGCGGGGTCAGCACTCACCAGTTGAGATAGTAGAGGGGACTGTAAGTTAAAGAAGGGAGGCAAGGAGGTGAACGGGAGGCTGCAGACTATGGAGAAGATTATTCCGAAGGAAGATCATGTTACTACAAAACTGAGAGTGTAAAAAAATAAAGTAACCAATGTCGCATAGCTGCATGGGAGGTGATGTGGCATGCTTGCATGTAAAGAGAATTCAACTTAGTGGGTCgctcctatttagatattatagatttgCAGCTAGCACCAAATCTGTCACACCTTAAATGAACTTCTTCGAGGAAAAACAtaaatgaaattgattataggactTGTATCAGCATAACCACGTCCGGTCTAATGCACAGTCAACTACCAGATCATACAAACGATTGAGCTAAGTATGCTGGGAAAAAGAACAATCCTCTCAGGAAAATACATCAAACGTTTTTTCCTGTAAAGCACTAGATGAAAAACATACATTTGTAATGTGCCTGGTGTCAGGGACAAAATCTTACCTGCTGCCTGAGCAACCTCTCTTGGATAAATCATCACAGCAATGGCGGAGCCGCCTGTCCCAAATGCCTTCAGGAGACCTGAAACAATAGCTACACTCAGTAAATGCAATACTCTTCAACTGGCACTGTAGACCAAAACATGGGTATTTGACAGTTGACATGGCATTTGGGACAGATACAAGGAGAACCCCCCAAAACTGGTTCGCATCTGGAAAACAATGTGGCAGCCAGTCACAACGAAAGCAAGGCATCTGAACTCCTAAGGCTACCTGGCAGCTTCGGACGAGCTCCGGAAGACACCCTGGTCGCCAGCAGAGCTCCCAGCCCGGGGGCGCCAGCTTGAAACGCGGGGGCCGATCTCGAACACCGCGACCGAATGCCCTGCAGCGCTTTCCTGCCGAGAACTGGTGGGGGAGTCGCTCGAAGGCATCAGCGCAGCGGATAGGGGGCCGATCAAAGGAGCGGAGTGGTCGTGGAAACGAGGAACTCACGGGTAGGGTTGGCGGCGGAGAAGGCGCGGGAGGGGGCAGCGAATGGCGGGGAGGAGACGCCCCGCCGGAGATGCGTcgccgccgtgccgctggccagcCGCCTCCACGCCATCGTCGCCTCGCTTGGTCAGCATCGAGCGGCCGTGTCCTAGACCCAGACGCCTCGCAGCTGCTCCATGGAAGCCGTTGTGTGATGGAGGATTttgagaagatggaggaagaagatagATAATGATGGGGATTCTTTTTTCCTACTCGATGTGTGGCGTGCTGGTGCTATCTCTACGACACCAAGGACCTTAAGACAAAAGTGTTGTTTTAATCGCTGTGGACACACCAACTTAAGTCCGCTACAGCTGTAAGTGGGCCCAACTTAatgacccaaaaaaaaaaaaattttgagACGCACAATGCAACAGACGACCTACTAGCTTGTGATCAAAAGCATATGTGGATCATATGTGGATCGCTACTAGCATTGTAAAGATTTTTATCTAGCCTGCTTACACTTGGTAGCCACAAAGGTGTTAAACATGAAGTACTTCCTCACTTTTGTCTGCATACGGATGTATTTATATAGATTTTAGTTAGCAAAAAATTTATATCTAAATAAAGTTGAGACAACTAATTTTAAACGGAGAGAGTAAAAGATTAGCGGCAACGCGCGGGCACTTTGCTAGtatacttttaatatataatagatatgcttgtctcaaaatatgattgattgtggtataactttgatgagtGTGGATTTTGTACACGCAGGTATGGGTAAGGAAGTAATCTGTACCATTCATAACAACAGGTTGCTTTGAGATCCGAAATAAGGATAGAGGAGGATATCATTTGCGTACACGCAGGTATGGATATCATTTGCTTTTCCCTGGCTTTGCTCCGCTCGACACGAAGATTCTGTCCCAGACCAGAGCGACTGTCGCCCGTCACCATTGCCCATCTTCCCCTTCAAAATTTCTCACCCCAAATCCTCTCTCGGCctgtcgccgccgccgacgtGCCTACTCCGCTCTTCCGCCCTCTCCGCTTCGCTCCCCCTTCTCTGGACCGAGCGAGACTAGCGATTGGACTGGCCGGCCACGGCGAGGTGCAGCCGGCAGAGGCAGAGCCGACGCGCGCGTAGAGCGGGCGCGCGGCAGCCGACGGCGCGGCAAGCGAGCGGCGCGCAGCTGGGCGGGGAAGGTAGTTGGCCGGGCGAGGAGGAGCCGGAGCGTGTGAGGCGCGGTCGGCCGGAAGCCGGTGACCGGCGGACGCGGGCGGCTGAGCACGCAGAGGGAACAGCCGGTGGTCTGATACGGCGCAGGCGGACGGCGCGGAGGAGTCGGCGGGCGCGGCAGCCGGCCAGCCAGGACGCTCGCGGTGATGCGAGGCAGGACATGGAGCGCCGACCAGGCGGAGGTGCAGCGGGCGGCGAGCAGGATGGTGAAGGCGCGCGAGAGCCGGCCTGGCCGGCCGGGGGCGCTGCCGCGCGGGCGCGCGCGGGAGGAACACATTCTGTAGTGTTTCATATTGCCCGAGCAACAACCAGAGAGGAACAGCTGGGAAAAATTGTTTGCATCTTCTGCCGAGCTATCTGTTTTACAGTGCAGCCATTCACTTTGAGAATCCTAAAATTATTGTTGAAATTCCTACTCTGTTATTGATACTGGACAGAAATGATGGGTGTGTCCAAAGTGTTCCATTGTACAGAATCTAATTGCGGCACGACCGTAAACTTGGGCTGAGAGggcgaaaagatacagctgaactTGCAGTGGATTTGCCATTTTCCACATATAAACAAAACCATAGCTACGTCAGCTCGCGCAACAGCAGAACGGAGCACTGGAAGGAGAGCGAAGATGAACTCGCCTGTTGGCAAGAAGCAAATGAAGAGGGATGCACAATGGCGTGAGGAACTGAACCTATATATGGCTAGCTGCCGAGACTTGTGTAGCAGCCTCCCCTGCGCGGCTGCGTGTGCACCCCTGCAAGAAATTCCATGGCGGAGCGGAGGAGAAAGCTCGGTGAGCTCCGCGGCAACGACATGGATTTGGAGGCCGCCGTCGCCGATACTCATTCTGGCTTGCCAACGAAGCTGATAGAGATGTCGATGGCTACGTCGAGGTGCTGAGCCGACGCCACCTGGTCAGGTCTGCATGTGTGCTGCCGAGTGAGGAAGAGCAATAGGGGAGCGCACGGGACTCGGGAGGAAGACGGATTTTGTCAAGAGGGATGCGATATGCCTGGGGAGAGAAAATGTTCCTGGAATTTAGCTAAGTCTATGTATGGCCAGATCAGCCGCAGCTACGAAGCGAGGCTCGGCTGACATCACCAGTGGTCCAGTGCAGAGAAGCGAGGGCAACAATGGAGGTAGGCGCGAGAAGCAAGAAAGGAGACGATGTTGGAGTAGTCGTTAGAGCAACTCCAATAGTATAGCCggttgttggctataagcaagatgccatgtcatctatagtcaaCATGTAACTAacaagtacaatagttggctataacAATGTACTACTTTTTTAATGGATGACCCACCTTTCATTCACACACCttacctaggagcacgtgctagagctagctcttgcataagagtccactcacattctctctcctcttctctttcctccaactagacacaaatatattattttaatccttgtagCTAGCTGACTAgatcttattgtacttgctcttagagAGAGGATGCAGGAAAGAGAAAGAGATGATACGGAGAAAAGGATGCCCCGGGAATCCCGTGTGCATGCCTGCTATCCAGGGAATCTCCACGCCTGCCTGCCTTTCCGTGTCTCACGGTTCTGCCACAGCTGTGAGAAAATGCAAGGAACTACACCTTTTCTTTTCTCCATATCTCAAAGCAATGTGTTGCTCTGAACGGTACCGATAACTTCCTCACCCATACCTGCGTGTACAAAGTTATTTccgataactttgatgcttttatctttgacaatcactacttctagtctttctatgaactccagaggtgcctgggcatttatgttttgccgatcaaatacgggcaagcgagataccactttatcatactctcttatgaacattgcaatcctgcttatatacatgattcatgatgcttattattaattgttggtacctctccatgattgacatagctgttagatgatcttatttgcatgtatctcattatgaactgtttaagtattagccatagcatgaaaatatatacatcatatgagcaaatgtgttcgtgaaagttcttttatcgctcagttgttaactgaattgcttgaggacaagcaataagctaagcttggggggagttgatacgtccaaaacgtatctactttcccgaacacttttgctattgttttgcctctaatttgtgtattttggatacaactaacacggactaacgctgttttattGAGAATCgttacagtgtctcgtttttgtgcagaaatccaactttcgggaaaatcctcgaaatttatgcgaaggccctattttcccgtaatgcgacggagccagaaggacaagtaaggtggaggcccgagggccccacaccataaggcggcgcggcctaggggggcccgcgcggccctatggtgtggccccctcggccggcctccgacgccctccttcggactatataatgccttcgacctaaaaacgcacggggagaagtcgaagtcgccagaaagcctccagaacgccgccacatcgcgaaactccgtctcgggagccagaagtctccgttctggcactccgccgggacggggaaaaggaggagatcatcgccatcatcaccgccaacgcctctccatcaaccagccatgtttcccccatccatgtgtgagtaattcccccgctgtaggccgaaggggatggtagggattggatgagattggtcatgtaatagcataagattgttagggcataatgcctagtgtccgtaattggtactttgatgatattgttgcaacttgttatgcttaatgcttgtcactagggcccgagtgccatgatctcagatctgaacatgttattgtttcattatgatattcattgtttattgatcttacctgcaagttgtatacacatgtcgctgtctggaaccgatggccccgaagtgacagaaatcgggacaaccggagggaatggtagtgatgtgaggatcacatgtgttcacggagtgttaatgctttgctccggtactctattaaaaggagtaccttaatatccagtagtttcccttgaggcccggctgccaccggctggtaggacaaaagatgttgtgcaagtttttcattgcgagcacgtacgactataattggaacacattcctattgattgctttgtacttggacaccgctttattattatctgcaaatgccctgctatgattgttacatgagtttctctcatccatgcaacgcccgttatccgtccccgtgcctacagtattttaatcctgctgtttactaaaatcactactgctgtctttgactctttgttactctgctgctgttatttcactactgctactgctataaaactgttactactgataaactcttgcgagcaagtctgtttccaggtgcagctgaattgacaactccgctgttaaggcttccaagtgttctttgtctccccttgtgtcgaatcaataaattgggttatactacccgcgaagactgctgcgatcccctatacttgtgggttatcatagctatgtggttcatctctctctctctctctctttgtgatctagttgaatatcatctatgtgctactctagtgatgtaattaaagtagtctattcctcctccatgatgtaatgttgacagtgtgtgcatcatgaagtacttggtatatgctatgattgtgatctcttgtagattatgaagttaactattactatgatggtattgatgtgatctattcctcctttcatagtctgtcggtgacggtgtgcatgctatgttagtacttggtatagttgtgttgatctatcatgcactctaaggttatttaaatatgaatattgaatgttgtggagcttgttaattccggcattgaggtgctcttgtagccctacacaattagtggtgttcatcatccaacaagagagtgtagagtggttttattatgtgatcaatactgagagtgtccactagtgaaagcaggatccctaggcgttgtttccaaacatcgaatctccgtttgtttactgttccgttgcatgtttactcgctgccatatttcattcagattgctattgctactcatattcatccatatcatttgcatctcattatctcttcgccgaactagtgcacctatacatctgacaagtaagtgtattgggtgtgttggggacacaagagacttcttgtatcgtgattgcagggttgcttgagagggatatctttgacctcttcctccctgagttcgataaaccttgggtgattcacttaaggtaaacttgctgttgttctacaaacctctgctcttggaggcccaacactgtctacaggaatagaagcatgcgtagacatcaagctattttctggcgctgttgccggggagggaaggtaaaagctactcacactccggatctcggctactaagctattttccggcgccgttgtaagtgctcggagctatttcctttagatcctgcaattgcatctttttatttcttgttttacactagtaaggcataatggaaaacaactgtgagctttttaatttatttcctaagttaagacatgaattgtgtgatgcgaaaattaaaaaaacctatggaaccttatttgcatgctagtagcaatgttattagtatgaacgcaatcactactaatgctatggagaagtctaagctttgggaagctagtttttatgatctttttagcttcccatctttaggagacaaaatttgctctgataatactttatctcccatatgcgataactctaatgatgcttgtgatattttaaatccacctactgcaagtactgctttcaagatacccatgaaaattattgaacatgttatggataTATAACcattatgaaggggatggaactgtccatcctggagatcatttactgtttttgcatgaattatgcgggttattcaagtgtgcaggtatctctatggatgaagtgaggaagaaactattctctatttcgctgtttggtaaagcggtgcattggtataaattgctgaagaatagtcattctcttggttgggaggaaattgtatctctcttttattctaaattttatcctcctcatgaagtgcatattgataggaattacatttataatttttatcctcgtgatggagagagtatttctcaagcatgggggagattgaagtcactaatgctcaaatgtcccattcatgagctcccccgtaatgttattattaatgatttttatgcaagactttcaggacatcacaaggactatctagatgcctgtttggagggatctttcacaagcaaggaggttgaagctaggtgggatcttcttgactggattgaggagaatgctgaagattgggagaacgacaaaggtaaagagtcaggtataaattatgattatgaatgcattgaagcttttatggatactgataaatttcgaaatatgagtgctacctatggtcttgactctcaagttgctgcaaatctttataaagcttttgcctctcattttgaattgcctaggaagaattttgataagtatcatgaaccttttaaagaggcttgcatgaaggatgaaattgttgttaatgattgcaataaacatgctcaaactcctaagaatgctatttcctataagcatgctaatttttgtggaatgcatagcccttgtggaattaatcaaattgaagatgaatattgtatccatcatattaatgaaaaaaactagaaagtggtctagggctctagatgatcttggtaaaaaagtttgtgccatctatccttttatttgtgaactttgccatagagcgggtcattttaattttcaatgctcatccaatgataatttgaaccccattagtgctgcaagtttgtattgtgatgatgaaattactcctaatcagcatgatgaacttactttatttttgtggtgtgaagagttatcaagaaaaatctctttgttacatatgagtgatcttgatattgatgatgtcctgcatgggtgtttttcttattgcattaataattgccatacaaatacttacatacaaaatattttagaagatgacaccttgccaaaatatgataggactgctgtgtgttttgaacttattaatgaaaaggaggaatcctcccaagtttcttctattgtttctagaaataaatcaggttatgtggagaagcctcccttcaagcctcttcctcctaaagaagggaacgagaagaaggaagagaagaagaaaaagaagggaacgaagaagaagggaacgaagaagaagaagaagaagaagaagggaaataaagagaaagaggtaacagcatatccccgcgtgaatgagataacgataggtaaccgtaagtatgttgctcctaatgactattatgataatgaatctgaatacaatgatcttcctataccctttacatacattagtgatcatgatttgaaagagcacaatacttttgatattgcaaatctctgggaaactaattctgaaatgataatgttaataatttccatagtatcagtactatccatgcttcctcccataatgatatagaaagctctaagcttggggatgaggtgtttgaaaatccttttgctactgatcattatatgtttgatacatctccttctagcaaCAACGATGGTTAGGttgcagatgaacatactgtgaaggataactattctatttcttatgatgacactatgcctccaatctttgataattattataaagaattctatgatataggttataactatccctatgaaacttgtcatagttatgattggattgccaaaaacaattcccttaatatgcaatttgtttaccatgttcaaattcttgataataatcttgctccaattactattaatgagaagaactcttcttatgccaaaattaatgatacttctatgcatatgaaccatgataagaatgctttaagtgatgggtatattgtggatttcatcaatgatgctactgaaagttattatgagagagggaaacatggttatatgcatcttaataatattaagtttcccctctttatgttgagaatcttgaagttactcgtgttttatcctcctatgcttgtcactttgttcttcatgaattcatttgtgtacaagattcctttgcataggaagtgggttagacttaaatgtgttttgaatttgcttcttgatgctctcttttgcttcaactcttatttcttgggagtgcatcattaaaattacggagcccatcttaatggctataaagaaagcacttcttgggagataacccatgtttttgttttactacagtaactttgttttatatttgagtcttggaagttgatactactgtagcaacctcttcttatctttattttattgcattgttgtgccaagtaaagtctttgatagtaaagatgatactagatttggattactgcgcagaaacagatttctgtctgtcacgaatttgggcagggttctctgtaggtaactcagaaaaatctgccaatttttgtgtgtgatcctcagatatgtacgcaactttcattcaatttgagaattttcatctgagaaagtctggtgcctctataaaattcgtctttacggactgttctgtttt
It includes:
- the LOC127314848 gene encoding uncharacterized protein isoform X1 — translated: MLTKRGDDGVEAAGQRHGGDASPAGRLLPAIRCPLPRLLRRQPYPSRQESAAGHSVAVFEIGPRVSSWRPRAGSSAGDQGVFRSSSEAARSPEGIWDRRLRHCCDDLSKRGCSGSSRRCIGTIGAERPDLLKSSSVNGAETMGPSQVVSLLTCIDCMAHLFCEHSLLLCM
- the LOC127314848 gene encoding uncharacterized protein isoform X3 — encoded protein: MAWRRLASGTAATHLRRGVSSPPFAAPSRAFSAANPTLLGRKALQGIRSRCSRSAPAFQAGAPGLGALLATRVSSGARPKLPGLLKAFGTGGSAIAVMIYPREVAQAAGFTF
- the LOC127314848 gene encoding uncharacterized protein isoform X2, with amino-acid sequence MAWRRLASGTAATHLRRGVSSPPFAAPSRAFSAANPTLLGRKALQGIRSRCSRSAPAFQAGAPGLGALLATRVSSGARPKLPGLLKAFGTGGSAIAVMIYPREVAQAAGPSQVVSLLTCIDCMAHLFCEHSLLLCM